Proteins from one Plodia interpunctella isolate USDA-ARS_2022_Savannah chromosome 3, ilPloInte3.2, whole genome shotgun sequence genomic window:
- the Drep2 gene encoding uncharacterized protein Drep2 isoform X3 — protein sequence MEVRGKRPFKIWDSSRNVRKGLVVTSFEELIHRGKEKLSVAAGEPVRLVLESDGTQVEDGDYWRTLPPNTVLLLLRQGERWYPTGVDVIKAAISAIPKIVCETIHALELHDETPSWKIMDNKGRVTVVLHWDQRPQASPAARSPSRQAKPDRRPSLVIQTSLDRPQPPPPHITVVNHDEPGPAPRGRLSRASGSLDHPPGAVHIHTSECRAGSASPAPVPITRPPPDECDFHCCALHEEGRRIAVHKSVATSPIQDAQPRASPQGRPKGHVRFLDAESARRGDRDSSESETENTLVEDEAVTSEKFLLLIDQLSVDQKRHLTIKDIGIILERLSSKILDVERLDRESESDDCYNWTIKATIRGDALRELGVIYNGNYYAISEHPGYREENEEAGDEGEEEEEEDRL from the exons GCAAGGAGAAGTTATCAGTAGCGGCAGGCGAGCCCGTGCGGCTGGTTCTTGAGAGTGACGGCACGCAAGTGGAAGACGGGGACTACTGGAGGACGCTCCCCCCCAACACTGTCCTCTTATTGCTGAGGCAGGGCGAGAGATGGTACCCCACCGGCGTCGACGTCATCAAGGCGG CTATATCAGCGATCCCGAAAATAGTATGCGAGACGATCCACGCGCTCGAGTTGCACGATGAAACGCCTTCATGGAAGATCATGGACAACAAGGGGCGTGTCACAGTGGTGCTGCACTGGGACCAGCGGCCGCAAGCCTCGCCAGCCGCGCGCTCGCCCTCGCGGCAAGCCAAGCCCGACCGGCGGCCCTCACTCGTGATCCAGACGTCACTGGACCGGCcgcagccgccgccgccgcacaTCACCGTCGTCAACCATGACGAGCCGGGCCCTGCGCCGCGCGGACGCCTCTCCCGCGCGTCGGGGTCACTGGATCACCCGCCGGGCGCCGTGCACATCCACACCTCCGAGTGCCGTGCCGGCTCCGCCTCGCCCGCGCCCGTTCCTATCACCCGCCCGCCGCCCGATGAGTGCGACTTTCATTGTTGCGCGCTTCATGAAGAAGGAAGACGGATCGCCGTTCACAAAAGCGTCGCCACATCACCCATTCAAGACGCACAGCCGAGAGCTTCACCCCAGGGTCGACCTAAAGGACATGTTCGATTTCTAGATGCTGAATCCGCACGACGCGGAGATAGAGACTCATCCGAGAGCGAAACAGAGAACACGCTAGTAGAGGACGAGGCCGTCACCTCTGAAAAGTTTCTGCTTCTAATAGACCAACTGAGTGTCGATCAGAAAAGACATCTCACTATCAAAGATATAGGCATCATTCTAGAAAGACTCAGTTCTAAAATTCTAGACGTGGAGAGACTCGACCGAGAGTCCGAATCGGATGACTGCTACAACTGGACGATCAAGGCGACAATACGAGGTGACGCGTTAAGGGAATTGGGGGTGATATACAACGGGAATTACTATGCGATCAGTGAACATCCGGGCTATCGGGAAGAGAACGAGGAAGCGGGTGACGAAGGCGAGGAGGAAGAGGAGGAGGACCGGCTCTGA
- the Drep2 gene encoding uncharacterized protein Drep2 isoform X1 has product MIVEIQEEVRGKRPFKIWDSSRNVRKGLVVTSFEELIHRGKEKLSVAAGEPVRLVLESDGTQVEDGDYWRTLPPNTVLLLLRQGERWYPTGVDVIKAAISAIPKIVCETIHALELHDETPSWKIMDNKGRVTVVLHWDQRPQASPAARSPSRQAKPDRRPSLVIQTSLDRPQPPPPHITVVNHDEPGPAPRGRLSRASGSLDHPPGAVHIHTSECRAGSASPAPVPITRPPPDECDFHCCALHEEGRRIAVHKSVATSPIQDAQPRASPQGRPKGHVRFLDAESARRGDRDSSESETENTLVEDEAVTSEKFLLLIDQLSVDQKRHLTIKDIGIILERLSSKILDVERLDRESESDDCYNWTIKATIRGDALRELGVIYNGNYYAISEHPGYREENEEAGDEGEEEEEEDRL; this is encoded by the exons GCAAGGAGAAGTTATCAGTAGCGGCAGGCGAGCCCGTGCGGCTGGTTCTTGAGAGTGACGGCACGCAAGTGGAAGACGGGGACTACTGGAGGACGCTCCCCCCCAACACTGTCCTCTTATTGCTGAGGCAGGGCGAGAGATGGTACCCCACCGGCGTCGACGTCATCAAGGCGG CTATATCAGCGATCCCGAAAATAGTATGCGAGACGATCCACGCGCTCGAGTTGCACGATGAAACGCCTTCATGGAAGATCATGGACAACAAGGGGCGTGTCACAGTGGTGCTGCACTGGGACCAGCGGCCGCAAGCCTCGCCAGCCGCGCGCTCGCCCTCGCGGCAAGCCAAGCCCGACCGGCGGCCCTCACTCGTGATCCAGACGTCACTGGACCGGCcgcagccgccgccgccgcacaTCACCGTCGTCAACCATGACGAGCCGGGCCCTGCGCCGCGCGGACGCCTCTCCCGCGCGTCGGGGTCACTGGATCACCCGCCGGGCGCCGTGCACATCCACACCTCCGAGTGCCGTGCCGGCTCCGCCTCGCCCGCGCCCGTTCCTATCACCCGCCCGCCGCCCGATGAGTGCGACTTTCATTGTTGCGCGCTTCATGAAGAAGGAAGACGGATCGCCGTTCACAAAAGCGTCGCCACATCACCCATTCAAGACGCACAGCCGAGAGCTTCACCCCAGGGTCGACCTAAAGGACATGTTCGATTTCTAGATGCTGAATCCGCACGACGCGGAGATAGAGACTCATCCGAGAGCGAAACAGAGAACACGCTAGTAGAGGACGAGGCCGTCACCTCTGAAAAGTTTCTGCTTCTAATAGACCAACTGAGTGTCGATCAGAAAAGACATCTCACTATCAAAGATATAGGCATCATTCTAGAAAGACTCAGTTCTAAAATTCTAGACGTGGAGAGACTCGACCGAGAGTCCGAATCGGATGACTGCTACAACTGGACGATCAAGGCGACAATACGAGGTGACGCGTTAAGGGAATTGGGGGTGATATACAACGGGAATTACTATGCGATCAGTGAACATCCGGGCTATCGGGAAGAGAACGAGGAAGCGGGTGACGAAGGCGAGGAGGAAGAGGAGGAGGACCGGCTCTGA
- the Drep2 gene encoding uncharacterized protein Drep2 isoform X2, with the protein MAREEVRGKRPFKIWDSSRNVRKGLVVTSFEELIHRGKEKLSVAAGEPVRLVLESDGTQVEDGDYWRTLPPNTVLLLLRQGERWYPTGVDVIKAAISAIPKIVCETIHALELHDETPSWKIMDNKGRVTVVLHWDQRPQASPAARSPSRQAKPDRRPSLVIQTSLDRPQPPPPHITVVNHDEPGPAPRGRLSRASGSLDHPPGAVHIHTSECRAGSASPAPVPITRPPPDECDFHCCALHEEGRRIAVHKSVATSPIQDAQPRASPQGRPKGHVRFLDAESARRGDRDSSESETENTLVEDEAVTSEKFLLLIDQLSVDQKRHLTIKDIGIILERLSSKILDVERLDRESESDDCYNWTIKATIRGDALRELGVIYNGNYYAISEHPGYREENEEAGDEGEEEEEEDRL; encoded by the exons GCAAGGAGAAGTTATCAGTAGCGGCAGGCGAGCCCGTGCGGCTGGTTCTTGAGAGTGACGGCACGCAAGTGGAAGACGGGGACTACTGGAGGACGCTCCCCCCCAACACTGTCCTCTTATTGCTGAGGCAGGGCGAGAGATGGTACCCCACCGGCGTCGACGTCATCAAGGCGG CTATATCAGCGATCCCGAAAATAGTATGCGAGACGATCCACGCGCTCGAGTTGCACGATGAAACGCCTTCATGGAAGATCATGGACAACAAGGGGCGTGTCACAGTGGTGCTGCACTGGGACCAGCGGCCGCAAGCCTCGCCAGCCGCGCGCTCGCCCTCGCGGCAAGCCAAGCCCGACCGGCGGCCCTCACTCGTGATCCAGACGTCACTGGACCGGCcgcagccgccgccgccgcacaTCACCGTCGTCAACCATGACGAGCCGGGCCCTGCGCCGCGCGGACGCCTCTCCCGCGCGTCGGGGTCACTGGATCACCCGCCGGGCGCCGTGCACATCCACACCTCCGAGTGCCGTGCCGGCTCCGCCTCGCCCGCGCCCGTTCCTATCACCCGCCCGCCGCCCGATGAGTGCGACTTTCATTGTTGCGCGCTTCATGAAGAAGGAAGACGGATCGCCGTTCACAAAAGCGTCGCCACATCACCCATTCAAGACGCACAGCCGAGAGCTTCACCCCAGGGTCGACCTAAAGGACATGTTCGATTTCTAGATGCTGAATCCGCACGACGCGGAGATAGAGACTCATCCGAGAGCGAAACAGAGAACACGCTAGTAGAGGACGAGGCCGTCACCTCTGAAAAGTTTCTGCTTCTAATAGACCAACTGAGTGTCGATCAGAAAAGACATCTCACTATCAAAGATATAGGCATCATTCTAGAAAGACTCAGTTCTAAAATTCTAGACGTGGAGAGACTCGACCGAGAGTCCGAATCGGATGACTGCTACAACTGGACGATCAAGGCGACAATACGAGGTGACGCGTTAAGGGAATTGGGGGTGATATACAACGGGAATTACTATGCGATCAGTGAACATCCGGGCTATCGGGAAGAGAACGAGGAAGCGGGTGACGAAGGCGAGGAGGAAGAGGAGGAGGACCGGCTCTGA